In one Flammeovirga yaeyamensis genomic region, the following are encoded:
- a CDS encoding tetratricopeptide repeat protein — MQIYTSSYGQEDSTYQYRQLYKEVINSDSSKVKELQSCYQYFSQQADTSWMIKTLAGLSDHNARKGNYSDSFAHIWNALDLAEQYQNYTLLFEVNKHLGRLYNVFDKNKEAFFHETKTLEYAKLAVEKEGLTPKSIVSAYYHFVHYYRKNSDFDKALVYLDTCYALAEKLQYTDDQKIYLRSEKGNILLHQGKYDEAMSILLQSEKDFERINPFYITIISYYLGNAYIKQEEWKLAEKYFRKALKNIEDRNAHFDTKAECLSNLALSLNKQHRYKEAYDVLRASKKVNDEIFSTKSYQNAGLLGIRNRYLEELKERDHIILERDNELIHQKAENLQYRIIVVMAIAVFIILLLMVYLRQKQRQFDSQKEKQQLKAKHQEERNKELIEVKNKELTSFTLQLIDKDVMLNDMMQAIQEHASDNKPLLKSVKMNTKHRIQLWDEFDKRFTGVNKDFYNNLKDSFPALTPTELKHCALIKLNFSAKEMAQLLNISINGVNTSRYRIRKKLGLEREENLARVIDGY; from the coding sequence TTGCAAATTTACACCTCGTCCTATGGACAAGAAGATAGCACTTATCAGTATAGACAATTATACAAGGAGGTGATCAATAGTGATTCTTCTAAGGTGAAGGAGTTGCAAAGTTGTTATCAGTATTTTTCTCAACAAGCAGATACTTCATGGATGATCAAAACACTGGCGGGGCTCTCTGATCACAATGCTAGAAAAGGAAATTATAGCGATAGTTTCGCTCATATTTGGAATGCACTTGATCTTGCGGAACAATATCAAAATTACACCTTACTTTTTGAAGTCAACAAACATTTAGGAAGACTATACAATGTATTTGATAAGAACAAAGAGGCCTTCTTTCATGAAACAAAGACATTGGAATATGCGAAGCTTGCTGTAGAGAAAGAGGGACTCACTCCAAAGAGTATTGTCTCGGCTTATTATCACTTTGTACATTATTACCGGAAGAATTCCGACTTTGACAAAGCGTTGGTCTATCTTGATACTTGTTATGCTTTAGCAGAGAAACTTCAGTACACCGATGACCAGAAAATCTACCTCCGTTCAGAAAAGGGAAACATCTTATTGCATCAGGGAAAATACGATGAAGCGATGTCCATTTTATTACAATCTGAAAAAGATTTTGAGCGTATCAATCCGTTTTACATCACGATTATATCCTACTATTTAGGCAATGCTTATATCAAACAAGAGGAGTGGAAATTGGCCGAAAAATACTTTAGAAAGGCACTAAAAAATATTGAAGATCGGAACGCTCATTTCGATACAAAAGCGGAATGCCTCAGTAATTTGGCATTGAGTTTAAACAAGCAACATAGATACAAGGAAGCTTACGATGTTTTAAGAGCCTCCAAAAAGGTAAACGATGAAATCTTTAGTACAAAGAGTTATCAAAATGCAGGTTTATTGGGTATACGAAATCGATATTTAGAGGAATTGAAGGAAAGGGATCATATCATTTTAGAAAGAGATAATGAATTGATACATCAGAAAGCAGAAAATTTGCAATACAGAATAATCGTCGTTATGGCTATCGCTGTCTTCATCATTTTATTATTGATGGTTTACTTAAGACAAAAGCAACGTCAGTTTGATAGTCAGAAAGAAAAGCAACAGCTAAAAGCCAAACATCAGGAGGAAAGAAATAAAGAATTGATAGAGGTAAAAAATAAAGAACTCACTTCCTTCACTCTACAATTAATTGATAAAGATGTGATGCTGAACGATATGATGCAGGCCATCCAAGAACATGCTTCTGATAATAAACCCCTCCTCAAATCGGTGAAGATGAATACCAAACACCGCATACAGCTTTGGGATGAATTCGATAAGCGCTTCACGGGAGTCAATAAAGATTTCTACAACAACTTAAAAGACAGCTTCCCAGCCCTCACTCCAACAGAATTAAAACATTGTGCCCTGATTAAACTTAATTTCTCGGCGAAGGAAATGGCACAACTACTCAATATTTCTATCAATGGGGTGAACACTTCTAGGTATCGTATTCGTAAGAAATTGGGTCTGGAGAGAGAAGAGAATTTGGCGAGGGTGATTGATGGGTATTAG
- a CDS encoding glycoside hydrolase family 97 protein gives MKRITSLALLCLFFGCQSKKTTTVSSPNGEHQIAFELNKNGQIFYQISSGEQKIIDLSALGFELKSRSLKQGFQLLKSETTSHASQWKTVWGEEEMIDDIYNEITLEFRQRKSNILVNIIARAFDDGVAFRYEFPEQKNLLDFVIMDELTEFNFAGDYKAWWNFADYDNYEKVYYSSSISEIGDSLKFERRVGKEERANMCNTPLTVEVNDDLVVSIHEAELVDYAGMTLLNTLENETLKANLTPWRNGDLVRTAAPMKTPWRTVQIGHNAGDLVESRMIMNLNPPCAIEDTDWIKTSKYIGIWWELHTGRTSWAEKVQFGKPLPPTRPHGATTENAKYHIDFAAKHGFEDVLIEGWIKGWDNMGDNWTGYGIFDWETPADDFDFEEVLRYGKEKGVRMMAYHETISDIDHYEPEMDRLYAEARNRGIDAIKVGYTGDVNFNTTVPNSYAQHHHGQYMVRHYRKMIQTAAKNKIRIIHHEPIKYTGEQRTYPNIMAREGARGQEYNAWSEGNSPEHGVVLPFTRLLGGPMDYTLGIFEVKLPQREWAKFEIRVRSTVMKQVAYFVTMYSPIPMAADLPRNYEKNMEAFQFIKDVPTNWSESKVLNAKIGDYFTIARKERGTENWYLGSITDENPRTFSIDLDFLHPDKTYQATIYADGKDAHWESNPYPVEVTKINVTAKDKLSIQLAAGGGQAIAFKALD, from the coding sequence ATGAAGAGAATAACTTCACTAGCATTACTTTGTCTATTTTTTGGCTGTCAATCTAAGAAGACTACAACTGTTTCCTCACCCAATGGGGAACATCAAATTGCTTTTGAATTGAACAAAAATGGTCAGATTTTTTATCAGATTAGTTCGGGGGAACAGAAGATTATTGATTTGTCTGCTTTAGGATTTGAGCTTAAATCAAGATCACTCAAACAGGGATTTCAATTGCTGAAATCAGAAACAACTTCTCATGCTTCACAATGGAAAACCGTTTGGGGTGAAGAGGAAATGATCGACGATATTTATAATGAAATCACTTTAGAATTCCGTCAGAGAAAATCGAATATTCTAGTCAACATTATTGCCAGAGCATTTGATGATGGAGTGGCTTTCCGTTACGAATTTCCCGAACAAAAGAACCTCCTCGATTTCGTTATCATGGACGAGTTGACAGAGTTTAATTTTGCAGGAGATTATAAGGCGTGGTGGAATTTTGCCGATTACGATAACTACGAAAAAGTGTATTATTCTTCGTCTATTTCGGAAATAGGCGATTCTCTAAAATTCGAACGTAGGGTCGGAAAAGAGGAGAGAGCAAATATGTGTAATACTCCTTTGACGGTTGAAGTGAATGACGATTTAGTGGTGAGTATTCATGAGGCTGAATTGGTCGACTATGCAGGAATGACGCTACTGAATACTTTAGAAAATGAAACATTAAAAGCGAACCTTACTCCTTGGAGAAATGGTGATTTGGTAAGAACTGCTGCACCAATGAAAACACCTTGGCGTACGGTTCAGATCGGACACAATGCAGGAGATTTGGTGGAATCGAGAATGATTATGAACCTCAATCCGCCTTGTGCTATCGAAGATACCGATTGGATCAAGACGTCTAAATACATTGGTATTTGGTGGGAGTTACATACAGGTCGCACTTCTTGGGCAGAGAAGGTACAATTTGGAAAACCTTTACCACCGACTCGTCCGCATGGAGCAACGACAGAAAATGCCAAATACCACATCGACTTTGCTGCTAAACATGGTTTTGAGGATGTGCTTATCGAAGGCTGGATCAAAGGATGGGATAATATGGGCGATAACTGGACAGGTTATGGAATATTCGATTGGGAAACTCCTGCAGACGACTTCGATTTCGAAGAAGTATTACGTTACGGTAAGGAGAAAGGTGTTCGAATGATGGCCTATCATGAAACGATTTCAGATATCGATCATTATGAACCGGAGATGGATCGTTTATATGCGGAAGCTCGAAACAGAGGAATTGATGCTATAAAAGTGGGATATACAGGTGATGTAAACTTCAATACAACAGTTCCCAATAGCTATGCACAACATCATCATGGACAATATATGGTGCGTCATTATCGAAAAATGATTCAGACGGCGGCCAAGAATAAAATTAGAATAATTCATCATGAGCCCATCAAATACACAGGGGAACAGCGTACCTACCCGAACATTATGGCAAGAGAAGGCGCAAGAGGTCAGGAATACAACGCATGGAGTGAGGGGAATTCTCCTGAACATGGTGTAGTGCTTCCTTTCACCCGACTTTTAGGTGGACCAATGGATTATACTTTGGGTATTTTTGAGGTGAAATTACCTCAAAGAGAATGGGCAAAATTTGAGATCAGAGTAAGAAGTACGGTCATGAAACAAGTTGCTTATTTTGTAACAATGTATTCTCCAATTCCTATGGCAGCAGATCTTCCAAGAAACTACGAAAAGAACATGGAGGCATTTCAATTTATCAAAGATGTGCCAACAAATTGGTCGGAAAGTAAAGTGTTGAATGCTAAAATCGGCGATTACTTCACCATCGCTAGAAAAGAAAGAGGAACAGAAAATTGGTACTTAGGTAGTATCACCGACGAGAATCCTAGAACATTTTCTATCGATTTAGATTTCCTTCATCCTGACAAAACCTACCAAGCAACGATTTATGCAGACGGTAAAGATGCACATTGGGAAAGCAATCCTTATCCGGTGGAAGTGACTAAAATAAATGTGACCGCTAAAGATAAATTGAGTATTCAATTGGCAGCGGGCGGTGGACAAGCGATAGCGTTTAAAGCCTTAGATTAA
- a CDS encoding glycosyl hydrolase 115 family protein, with protein sequence MKALIYSFFLMMMIGIVQAQNVVSTQHQPGDFPFIVKGKVPNILFDKNDHQVVETTAKHFSEDIKLVSGRLPKLLTSGKSKEDVIIIGSLDQSELISDLVSQNSIDTLGMSNAWERYSYQVIPNPWNKKKKALVIFGSDRRGTAYGVFELSKQMGVSPWYWWADVPVEKKSTLYVSGNILKSKSPDVKYRGIFINDEDWGLLPWSVHNFEKELGDIGPKTYTKVCELLLRLKANYLWPAMHERSGAFNKYKENKEVADRYGIVMGSSHCEPVLFNNATEWDDKTMGEWNYATNRAGICKVLDQRVSENAMYENLYTIGIRGIHDHAMKGNFSVERQIELVEEAIQDQRDILKQHVGKSAEVIPQIFVPYAEVLHLYNNGLKVPDDITLMWVDDNYGYIRRLSDPLEQQRSGGSGVYYHIAYLGNPHEYTWLSTTNPALIYQEMKKAYDYKADRVWMVNVGDIKPTEYNTQFFLDLAWDVESIQRDRVFDHMYQWYQEIFGEDLGKTAADLMYDYYQINFTRKPEFMGWGEEFSSSRWRERIEDTDMSFTTYREAETRLSEFKKLSERANQLRNKIPTVQQAAFFELVYYPVRGAHFMNHKLLLAQKNREYARLGHAGTNRLHQEVIAYHDSTSILTEEYGNLLNGKWKGVISAIQSPGATFAKMPPCKEIELPQKAGWGVIVEEHQKVNGIHQPLTLPVFTSHYQEAYFIDVFNKGKEALEWTAEGSEEWIQLSKTSGMTKEEDRIEVSIDWEQLKGSNDGFVKIKSDQKEETIYLRAFDAGVTSDSLDGVYVEKNGYLSIPLEGYHQKLDKDDVQWVINKGLGSTGASLAIENQHAKTAGHWARNDTYAHVEYEFYSFNSGRFDISTYVLPTYPINSFLLHRFAISVDDESPKTIYVGADIDSDRWRNNVRRNSSIHTSSHYIDQPGKHTLKIYYLDPGVVLDKAVMDFGGLKKSYLGPSKTQLNSLVE encoded by the coding sequence ATGAAAGCACTAATTTATAGTTTCTTTTTGATGATGATGATTGGGATAGTTCAAGCACAAAATGTGGTTTCTACCCAACATCAACCTGGAGATTTTCCATTCATCGTAAAAGGTAAAGTTCCCAATATACTATTTGATAAAAACGATCATCAAGTAGTCGAAACGACGGCGAAACATTTTTCTGAAGATATAAAGTTAGTCAGTGGACGATTGCCAAAGTTATTGACCTCAGGAAAATCTAAAGAAGATGTAATCATTATTGGTTCCTTGGATCAAAGTGAATTGATATCAGATTTAGTCTCTCAAAATTCGATCGATACATTGGGTATGAGCAACGCTTGGGAGAGATACAGTTATCAGGTAATTCCGAATCCGTGGAACAAGAAGAAGAAAGCATTGGTGATCTTCGGAAGTGATCGAAGAGGTACTGCTTATGGTGTTTTTGAGTTGTCAAAACAAATGGGAGTATCGCCTTGGTATTGGTGGGCTGATGTTCCCGTAGAGAAAAAGTCCACTCTTTACGTTAGTGGAAATATATTAAAAAGTAAATCTCCTGATGTAAAATACCGAGGGATCTTTATTAACGACGAAGATTGGGGATTGCTTCCTTGGAGTGTCCACAACTTCGAAAAAGAACTAGGTGATATCGGACCAAAGACTTACACCAAAGTGTGTGAGTTATTATTGAGACTAAAAGCCAACTACTTGTGGCCGGCAATGCACGAACGTTCGGGTGCCTTCAACAAGTATAAAGAAAACAAAGAAGTTGCCGATCGATACGGAATTGTAATGGGCTCGTCTCACTGCGAACCGGTCTTGTTTAATAATGCCACCGAGTGGGACGATAAAACGATGGGCGAATGGAATTATGCCACCAATAGAGCAGGAATTTGCAAGGTGTTGGATCAGAGAGTTTCTGAGAACGCAATGTACGAGAACCTTTATACGATTGGTATTCGAGGAATTCATGATCATGCCATGAAGGGCAATTTTTCTGTTGAAAGACAGATTGAATTAGTAGAGGAAGCCATTCAAGATCAAAGAGATATTTTGAAGCAACACGTAGGTAAATCGGCCGAAGTGATTCCTCAGATCTTCGTGCCTTATGCTGAGGTACTTCATCTCTATAATAACGGCTTAAAAGTACCGGATGACATCACTTTAATGTGGGTGGACGATAATTATGGCTATATCCGCCGATTGAGTGATCCTTTGGAACAGCAACGATCGGGTGGTAGCGGAGTGTATTATCATATTGCTTATTTAGGAAATCCGCACGAATACACTTGGTTAAGTACGACGAATCCAGCATTGATTTATCAGGAAATGAAAAAGGCGTACGATTATAAAGCCGATCGCGTTTGGATGGTGAATGTGGGGGATATCAAACCAACAGAATACAATACACAGTTTTTCCTCGATTTAGCTTGGGATGTGGAATCGATCCAAAGAGATCGTGTTTTTGATCATATGTATCAATGGTATCAAGAAATTTTTGGAGAGGATTTAGGGAAAACTGCTGCCGATCTGATGTACGACTATTATCAAATCAATTTCACTCGAAAGCCAGAATTTATGGGTTGGGGAGAAGAGTTTTCGAGTTCGCGATGGAGAGAAAGAATCGAAGATACCGATATGAGCTTTACTACTTACAGGGAAGCAGAAACTCGATTGTCTGAGTTTAAAAAATTAAGTGAGCGGGCAAATCAGTTAAGAAACAAGATTCCAACAGTACAGCAAGCGGCGTTTTTTGAGCTGGTCTATTACCCTGTTCGTGGAGCTCATTTTATGAATCATAAATTGTTGTTGGCTCAAAAAAATAGAGAATATGCCCGATTGGGTCATGCGGGAACAAATCGTTTACATCAAGAAGTAATAGCCTATCACGATAGTACAAGCATACTGACGGAGGAATATGGAAATCTGTTGAATGGTAAGTGGAAAGGAGTGATATCAGCAATTCAATCACCCGGTGCTACTTTTGCTAAAATGCCCCCTTGCAAAGAGATCGAACTACCTCAAAAAGCAGGGTGGGGAGTGATCGTAGAGGAACATCAAAAAGTGAATGGAATACATCAACCTTTGACACTTCCGGTGTTCACATCACATTATCAGGAAGCTTATTTTATTGATGTATTTAATAAAGGCAAGGAAGCTTTAGAATGGACGGCAGAAGGTAGTGAGGAGTGGATACAGTTAAGCAAAACTTCAGGAATGACTAAGGAAGAGGACCGTATTGAGGTGTCTATTGATTGGGAACAATTAAAGGGAAGCAATGATGGTTTTGTGAAAATAAAAAGTGATCAAAAGGAAGAAACAATATATCTCAGAGCATTTGATGCCGGTGTGACATCAGATAGTTTGGATGGAGTGTATGTGGAGAAGAATGGGTACTTGTCTATTCCGTTAGAAGGCTATCATCAGAAATTGGATAAAGACGATGTGCAGTGGGTCATCAATAAAGGATTAGGCAGTACGGGGGCATCTTTGGCCATAGAAAATCAGCATGCGAAAACGGCAGGGCATTGGGCAAGGAACGATACCTATGCACATGTGGAGTACGAGTTTTATTCTTTCAATTCGGGTCGATTTGATATCTCTACTTATGTGTTACCCACCTATCCTATTAATAGTTTTTTGTTGCATCGATTTGCCATTTCGGTAGACGATGAATCGCCTAAAACGATCTATGTAGGGGCAGATATTGATAGCGACCGATGGAGAAATAATGTAAGGCGAAACTCGTCGATTCATACTTCTTCTCATTACATCGATCAACCCGGAAAACATACTTTAAAAATCTATTACCTCGATCCTGGGGTAGTCCTTGATAAAGCGGTAATGGATTTTGGAGGTTTGAAAAAATCGTATTTAGGACCTTCAAAAACGCAGTTGAATTCATTGGTAGAATAA
- a CDS encoding tetratricopeptide repeat protein: MKSFLTTIVISLLGFNVFCQNLDQLHRELSLSVDSEKRLVILKKLAEEYMNHDLDVALDYINEGIVLCEEESNTLIKAEFHHLLGNVYLSKGFLINSRENYHIAQQIFKHNNAQNRLVKTRINLAILYQKEQEFDKAEALNFKIIKELEENDEIGYKYLPTIYLNLGSIYDNKQDPENALQSYYTCLKYCKDSTFNKIRGRALHNIGNQYIKIGRLKDARYSIEEALKLKKEIDDQNGIVTSLNILGNIYRLDQNFKEALPRYLEALEIAEDLKSPLLLRYTYNNLAVLHEEKGDHKTALQYFKEYKNQSDFILKEDFENHLEQYQKETQLQQESIELQNEKELQQGAIIVLSILLILVFLIAFLILRFLRLKLQHEKVLVQQMRSEMELTQSEQETIKLKNEKLQNDISFRDRELTTNIMHLMQKYELINGVSEELMKLYDVVNNDAKKVLRSIVFNLQSNNQTDVWKELEIRFEQVNQEFYDKLNEHYPKLSSNEKKLCAYLYLNLSTKDISSITHQSTKSIEVARFRLRKKLNLTNTETDYQTFFREMLEK; this comes from the coding sequence TTGAAATCATTTCTAACTACCATTGTTATATCCTTACTGGGCTTCAACGTTTTTTGTCAAAATTTGGATCAACTGCATAGAGAACTTTCACTAAGTGTTGACTCTGAAAAGCGTTTGGTTATTTTAAAAAAACTAGCTGAGGAATATATGAATCATGACCTTGATGTGGCATTAGACTACATCAATGAAGGAATCGTATTGTGCGAAGAGGAATCCAATACCTTAATAAAAGCAGAATTTCACCATTTATTAGGTAACGTCTATTTATCAAAAGGTTTCTTGATTAATTCAAGAGAGAACTATCATATTGCACAGCAAATATTTAAGCATAACAACGCTCAGAATAGGTTGGTGAAAACGAGAATTAATCTAGCCATCTTATATCAGAAGGAACAAGAATTTGATAAAGCAGAGGCACTTAACTTTAAGATAATAAAGGAGCTTGAAGAAAATGATGAAATCGGGTATAAATACCTACCCACCATCTACCTTAATTTGGGCAGCATCTATGATAATAAACAAGATCCAGAAAATGCCCTTCAGTCTTATTATACTTGTCTGAAATATTGCAAAGATTCTACTTTTAATAAAATAAGAGGAAGAGCACTACATAATATTGGAAATCAATACATTAAAATTGGTCGTTTGAAAGATGCTCGATATTCTATTGAGGAAGCTCTAAAACTTAAAAAAGAAATTGATGATCAGAATGGTATTGTAACCTCACTAAACATTCTAGGTAATATTTATCGTTTAGATCAAAACTTTAAGGAAGCCTTACCAAGGTATCTTGAAGCTTTGGAAATTGCGGAGGATTTAAAATCTCCTCTTCTTTTGCGCTATACATATAACAATTTAGCGGTATTACATGAAGAAAAAGGAGATCACAAAACTGCGCTACAATACTTTAAAGAGTATAAAAATCAATCTGATTTTATATTGAAAGAAGATTTTGAGAATCATCTCGAACAATACCAAAAGGAAACGCAGCTTCAGCAAGAAAGTATAGAACTTCAAAATGAGAAAGAACTACAACAGGGAGCTATCATAGTACTTTCTATTCTTTTAATTCTTGTTTTCCTTATTGCTTTCTTAATTCTAAGATTTTTACGCCTAAAGCTTCAGCACGAGAAAGTACTGGTACAACAGATGCGTTCTGAAATGGAATTAACACAATCAGAACAAGAAACGATCAAGCTAAAGAATGAAAAATTACAAAATGATATTTCGTTTAGAGACCGAGAATTAACAACCAATATCATGCATTTAATGCAAAAATATGAGTTAATCAATGGCGTATCTGAAGAGCTCATGAAGCTGTATGATGTTGTAAACAATGATGCTAAAAAAGTCCTTCGTTCGATTGTCTTTAACCTTCAAAGTAACAATCAGACTGATGTATGGAAAGAGCTAGAAATTCGTTTCGAACAAGTCAACCAAGAGTTTTACGATAAACTCAACGAGCATTATCCTAAGCTTTCTTCTAACGAGAAAAAACTGTGTGCTTATTTATACCTGAACCTCTCTACGAAAGACATTTCTAGTATCACTCATCAAAGTACCAAGTCGATTGAGGTGGCCCGATTTAGACTAAGAAAGAAACTAAACTTAACGAATACAGAAACGGATTATCAAACGTTTTTTAGAGAGATGTTAGAGAAATAA
- a CDS encoding DUF1214 domain-containing protein, which translates to MKKIFYYLMAFTLGFSTLTMAQQKDNFLATQPVYLDNGYLDNESVEDLRKTQMYVKAVSAYEFALPIVGLEQWRKNFLKEAEYGDFLLYDNLDQKISIITANKTTPYTVSFVDLRTSAYYIEIPAGRIGGLLLDNYQRPQADLGILGPDKGKGGKYLVVGPEDNVPENHDADYVIKSTTNVIFFGTRIIGAKDAEEVDKLRKQHFVYKITDSKEGQKWIDATATPEWRGRQSRDLEYWEDLYNALVMETVEGVNRLIWTQLRDLGITKSGGFHPNKEEQEILIMATQKGEAIAMVQTFSKKSYKSKHWEDRNWRYILNQSRLDLMHEDYYEAKEIASFTYEAITTSKGMVLPTVGQGSKYLGVYVDGDEEWLDGSNTYEIIIPKDVPAADFWSIAVYNNDTRCLIENESKKSIVNNKREIKVEKDGSVKVFIGPECPKGYEANWVESNKGEGFFMYFRLYGPLESYYDKTWKMSDVNRVK; encoded by the coding sequence ATGAAAAAAATATTTTACTACCTAATGGCTTTCACTTTAGGCTTTTCGACGCTGACAATGGCACAACAAAAAGATAATTTCTTGGCCACTCAACCTGTTTACTTAGATAATGGATATTTGGATAATGAATCTGTTGAAGATCTTAGAAAAACACAAATGTATGTAAAAGCAGTATCGGCTTATGAATTTGCTTTACCTATTGTTGGATTGGAACAGTGGCGTAAGAACTTCTTAAAAGAGGCCGAATATGGTGACTTCTTATTATACGATAATTTGGATCAAAAAATCTCTATTATCACTGCCAATAAAACGACTCCATATACTGTAAGTTTTGTCGATTTAAGAACATCGGCATATTACATCGAAATCCCTGCCGGACGAATTGGTGGTTTATTATTGGATAATTATCAAAGACCACAAGCGGATTTAGGTATTTTGGGTCCTGACAAAGGTAAAGGAGGTAAATATTTGGTTGTTGGTCCAGAAGATAATGTTCCAGAAAACCACGATGCGGATTATGTGATTAAATCGACAACGAATGTGATCTTTTTTGGGACACGTATTATTGGAGCAAAGGATGCTGAGGAAGTAGATAAATTAAGAAAACAGCATTTTGTTTATAAAATTACAGATTCAAAAGAGGGGCAGAAATGGATTGATGCTACAGCAACTCCAGAATGGAGAGGTAGACAATCGAGAGATTTAGAATATTGGGAGGATCTTTACAATGCTTTAGTGATGGAGACTGTAGAAGGTGTTAATCGTTTAATATGGACTCAATTAAGAGATTTAGGCATTACTAAAAGTGGTGGATTTCATCCTAATAAAGAAGAGCAAGAGATTTTAATTATGGCTACTCAAAAAGGTGAAGCAATTGCGATGGTACAAACTTTCTCTAAGAAATCATATAAATCGAAGCATTGGGAGGACAGAAACTGGAGATATATCCTCAACCAAAGTCGTTTGGACTTAATGCACGAGGATTATTATGAAGCTAAAGAAATTGCATCTTTTACCTATGAAGCCATTACAACATCAAAAGGTATGGTATTACCAACAGTTGGACAAGGTTCAAAATACTTAGGTGTGTATGTGGATGGTGACGAAGAATGGTTAGACGGTAGCAATACTTACGAAATCATCATTCCTAAAGATGTTCCTGCTGCCGATTTCTGGTCAATTGCAGTATACAATAACGACACAAGATGTTTGATCGAAAACGAAAGTAAGAAATCGATTGTTAACAATAAAAGAGAAATTAAAGTAGAAAAAGACGGAAGCGTAAAAGTTTTTATCGGTCCTGAATGTCCTAAAGGATATGAAGCCAACTGGGTAGAATCGAACAAAGGAGAAGGGTTCTTCATGTATTTCAGATTGTATGGACCACTAGAAAGTTACTACGATAAAACATGGAAAATGTCTGATGTGAATCGTGTGAAATAA
- a CDS encoding helix-turn-helix transcriptional regulator, with amino-acid sequence MKVVFDAGRAESVIEQLGRLFDVTPNNHQIEKKNDDIYMYAEIFSLQPGIDLTIIQCKYNESINIIRKGHENNEIIPLTISNFSTYHKERKQTLLNNNNKTYELAWSNTKSDTYVDIPKNEEIHFLTIRIHKSVMGNLKNDQLQLIHRLLNSHEEFTFYHFCTYKMVQLIENIFSLKGDRDWKVLMMKALGFQFLAEFYLLISQDEKNTLVGYEKLQYKRVFDIKKFILKNLEENLSLQYLSEQFFISESSIQKDFKKVFNQSPYQIIKEERLKKAKDLLQNSDYPINQIAIMLRYKNASHFTLSVKNKYGMLPKDLRKMIK; translated from the coding sequence ATGAAAGTTGTTTTTGATGCAGGTAGGGCTGAGAGTGTAATTGAGCAACTAGGAAGATTGTTTGATGTTACTCCCAATAATCATCAAATAGAGAAAAAGAATGATGATATATATATGTATGCAGAGATATTTAGCTTGCAACCGGGTATAGACTTAACTATTATACAATGTAAATACAATGAAAGTATCAATATCATTAGAAAAGGGCATGAGAACAATGAGATTATCCCCTTAACTATTTCTAATTTTTCGACTTACCATAAAGAGAGAAAACAAACCTTACTCAATAATAACAACAAGACTTATGAACTAGCTTGGTCAAATACTAAATCAGATACCTATGTGGATATACCTAAAAATGAGGAAATCCATTTTCTAACTATCAGGATTCATAAATCAGTAATGGGCAACCTAAAGAATGATCAGTTACAACTAATTCACCGCTTATTGAACTCTCATGAAGAATTTACCTTTTATCATTTTTGTACTTATAAAATGGTTCAACTTATCGAAAACATATTTTCTTTAAAGGGGGATCGAGATTGGAAGGTGTTAATGATGAAAGCATTAGGATTTCAATTCTTGGCTGAGTTTTATTTATTGATAAGTCAGGATGAAAAGAATACTTTAGTTGGATATGAAAAGTTACAGTACAAAAGAGTATTTGATATTAAGAAGTTTATCTTGAAAAACTTAGAAGAGAACCTTTCACTTCAATATTTATCAGAACAGTTTTTTATATCAGAAAGCAGTATTCAAAAAGATTTTAAGAAGGTGTTTAATCAAAGCCCTTATCAGATTATTAAAGAAGAACGATTAAAGAAGGCTAAAGATTTATTACAAAATTCTGATTATCCCATCAATCAAATTGCGATTATGTTGAGATACAAAAATGCATCTCATTTTACCTTGAGTGTAAAGAATAAATATGGGATGTTGCCGAAGGATTTAAGGAAGATGATCAAATAA